In Pseudomonas fakonensis, one DNA window encodes the following:
- a CDS encoding AAA family ATPase — MKILAIRLKNLASLAGPIDIDFTAEPLASAGLFAITGPTGAGKSTLLDALCLALFGNVPRLNDIAREAKVPDADGEIPTSDPRNLLRRGTGSGFAEVDFVGIDGRRYRARWEANRAREKANGKLQHSRQSFYDLDAEQLLASGKNDYKQLVEARLGLNFEQFTRAVMLAQSEFGAFLKADDKERSELLEKLTNTAIYTRLGQRAFSKARETGEAHNDLKKQAEHLLPLADEARAELDQQLEQAQQQFKADQARQRQLEQQRAWLNEQRQLQAQHGEASQTLQAAEQQWQQLGEQRVDLQRLERLAPQRHQFHRQQQLAAQLAPLLDEITQQQTQQNALQTSTAEQEQTLGTAREQLADSQRQHSENAPHLRQAFAAQGDLARLDNEQAELREACLQAEQQVSEGQQQLQQLQDNQQRSLQQLAQIDSALAESSHLASLADAWQAYLPQLKQVMLIGGRLAKGREELPGLQAQASQATAQLQGQRDSFELLFREAGAEPGALAEQIDLLGGMLQDNRKQQRAVEELARLHGRELELRQGLDSLRERQQQAMQQRQQLITEGTAAKAELEAAEQALTLTRQLLERQRLARNTSVEELRAQLRDGEPCPVCGSAEHPFHQPEALLHSLGRHDQAEEDAAQKQVEQLNTTLVELRTQLGVVNAQLKDYQQQQAQLGEQLQAQTAQVQAHTLWPALAPQDDQARSRWLDGQLRRLGEEIERDEKRQAALLGLQKDAARLTQQLQAASDAQQQAQRHLDQQHQALAADQQQLEQGLSDLASVLPGEILQALRDDPAHAFLGLDQQIAQRRQQLDQRQDEQQEQQARQVQLDKLRDQQQARQQSLQQVQHKLAALDAQRQQVAASLAELLGEQASAEAWQQHMDTQLEQARQREADTAQQLQALHTQGVQLAGELKANHQRQQALEQEHQQLHGTIAQWRAAHPELDDSGLDRLLAIDDAQVGELRQQLQHAEKAVEQGRVLLQEREQRLQQHSAQAHGELPTEELEQNLETLAQQLAAQEHQCAELRARQAEDQRRQQASQALAEQIDQAYRQWQRWARLNALIGSASGDVFRKIAQGYNLDLLLHHANSQLRQLARRYRLKRGGSALGLLVLDTEMGDEMRSVHSLSGGETFLVSLALALGLASMASSTLRIESLFIDEGFGSLDPESLQLAMDALDGLQAQGRKVAVISHVQEMHERIPVQIQVRRQGNGLSDVEVCG; from the coding sequence ATGAAAATTCTCGCCATCCGCCTGAAGAACCTGGCATCCCTGGCCGGCCCCATCGATATCGACTTCACCGCTGAGCCCCTGGCCAGCGCCGGCCTGTTCGCCATCACCGGGCCTACAGGTGCCGGCAAGAGCACCCTGCTCGACGCCCTGTGCCTGGCGCTGTTCGGCAACGTGCCGCGGCTCAACGACATCGCCCGGGAAGCCAAGGTGCCCGACGCCGACGGTGAAATCCCCACCTCCGACCCGCGCAACCTGCTGCGCCGGGGCACCGGCAGCGGCTTTGCCGAAGTGGACTTCGTCGGCATCGACGGGCGCCGCTACCGCGCCCGCTGGGAGGCCAACCGCGCCCGCGAAAAAGCCAACGGCAAGCTGCAGCACAGCCGCCAGAGCTTCTACGACCTGGACGCCGAGCAACTGCTGGCCAGCGGCAAGAACGACTACAAGCAACTGGTCGAGGCGCGCCTGGGGCTGAACTTCGAACAGTTCACCCGCGCGGTGATGCTGGCACAGAGCGAGTTCGGCGCGTTTCTCAAGGCCGACGACAAAGAACGCAGCGAGCTTTTGGAAAAGCTCACCAACACCGCCATCTACACCCGCCTCGGCCAGCGCGCCTTCAGCAAGGCCCGGGAAACCGGCGAGGCGCACAACGACCTGAAGAAACAGGCCGAGCACCTGCTGCCCCTGGCCGACGAAGCCCGCGCCGAGCTGGACCAGCAGCTGGAGCAGGCGCAGCAGCAGTTCAAGGCCGACCAGGCGCGCCAGCGCCAGTTGGAGCAGCAGCGTGCCTGGCTGAACGAGCAACGCCAGTTGCAGGCCCAGCACGGCGAAGCCAGCCAGACGCTACAAGCCGCCGAGCAGCAGTGGCAGCAACTGGGCGAGCAGCGTGTCGACCTGCAACGCCTGGAGCGCCTGGCGCCGCAGCGCCACCAGTTCCATCGCCAGCAGCAATTGGCTGCACAACTGGCGCCGCTGCTCGATGAGATCACCCAGCAGCAAACTCAGCAGAACGCCCTGCAAACCAGCACCGCCGAACAGGAGCAGACGCTGGGCACGGCGCGTGAGCAACTGGCCGACAGCCAACGCCAGCACAGCGAAAACGCCCCGCACCTGCGCCAGGCGTTCGCCGCCCAGGGCGACCTGGCGCGGCTGGATAACGAGCAGGCAGAACTGCGCGAAGCCTGCCTGCAGGCCGAACAGCAGGTCAGCGAGGGCCAGCAGCAGTTGCAGCAGCTGCAAGACAACCAGCAACGCAGCCTGCAACAACTTGCCCAGATCGACAGCGCCCTGGCCGAAAGCAGCCACCTGGCCAGCCTGGCCGATGCCTGGCAGGCCTACCTGCCACAGCTCAAGCAAGTGATGCTGATTGGCGGACGCCTGGCCAAGGGCCGCGAAGAGCTGCCCGGGCTGCAAGCCCAGGCCAGCCAGGCCACTGCCCAGTTGCAGGGGCAACGCGACAGCTTCGAGTTGCTGTTCCGCGAAGCCGGCGCCGAACCTGGCGCCCTGGCCGAGCAGATCGACCTGCTGGGCGGCATGCTGCAGGACAACCGCAAGCAGCAGCGCGCGGTCGAGGAGCTGGCACGCCTGCACGGCCGCGAACTGGAACTGCGCCAAGGCCTCGACAGCCTGCGCGAGCGCCAGCAACAAGCCATGCAGCAGCGCCAGCAACTGATCACTGAAGGCACTGCGGCCAAAGCCGAACTGGAAGCCGCCGAGCAGGCCCTGACCCTCACCCGCCAGTTGCTCGAACGCCAGCGCCTGGCGCGCAACACCAGCGTCGAGGAACTGCGCGCACAACTGCGCGATGGCGAACCCTGTCCGGTGTGCGGCAGCGCCGAACACCCGTTCCACCAGCCCGAAGCGCTGCTGCACAGCCTAGGCCGGCATGACCAGGCCGAAGAAGACGCCGCGCAAAAACAGGTGGAGCAGCTCAACACCACCCTGGTGGAACTGCGCACCCAACTGGGCGTGGTCAATGCCCAGCTCAAGGACTACCAGCAGCAACAGGCCCAGCTGGGCGAGCAGTTGCAGGCGCAGACCGCGCAGGTGCAGGCCCACACCCTGTGGCCGGCCCTCGCCCCGCAGGATGACCAGGCCCGCAGCCGTTGGCTCGACGGCCAGCTACGGCGCCTGGGCGAAGAGATCGAGCGCGACGAGAAGCGCCAGGCCGCCCTGCTCGGCTTGCAAAAGGACGCCGCACGCCTGACCCAGCAGTTGCAGGCTGCCAGCGACGCCCAGCAGCAGGCCCAGCGCCACCTCGACCAGCAGCATCAAGCACTGGCGGCTGACCAGCAGCAACTGGAGCAAGGCCTGAGCGACCTGGCCAGTGTGCTGCCCGGGGAGATCCTCCAGGCCTTGCGCGACGACCCGGCTCACGCCTTCCTCGGCCTTGACCAGCAGATCGCCCAGCGCCGCCAGCAGTTGGACCAGCGCCAGGATGAGCAGCAAGAGCAGCAAGCCCGCCAGGTGCAGCTGGACAAGCTGCGCGACCAGCAGCAGGCGCGCCAGCAAAGCCTGCAGCAGGTACAGCACAAGCTCGCCGCGCTGGACGCACAGCGCCAGCAAGTAGCTGCCAGCCTCGCCGAACTGCTCGGCGAGCAGGCCAGCGCCGAAGCCTGGCAACAGCATATGGACACCCAGCTGGAACAGGCCCGCCAGCGCGAGGCCGACACGGCGCAGCAACTGCAGGCGCTGCATACCCAGGGCGTGCAACTGGCCGGCGAGCTGAAAGCCAACCACCAGCGCCAGCAGGCACTGGAGCAGGAACACCAACAGCTGCACGGCACTATCGCCCAGTGGCGCGCGGCGCACCCCGAGCTGGATGACAGCGGCCTCGATCGCCTGCTGGCCATCGACGACGCCCAGGTAGGCGAGCTGCGCCAGCAGTTGCAGCACGCTGAAAAAGCCGTCGAGCAAGGCCGGGTACTGTTGCAGGAGCGTGAACAGCGCCTGCAACAGCACAGCGCCCAGGCCCACGGCGAGCTGCCCACCGAAGAACTGGAGCAAAACCTCGAAACCCTGGCGCAGCAACTGGCCGCCCAGGAGCACCAGTGCGCCGAGCTGCGCGCCCGCCAGGCCGAAGACCAGCGCCGCCAGCAAGCCAGTCAGGCCCTGGCCGAGCAGATCGACCAGGCCTACCGTCAATGGCAGCGCTGGGCGCGGTTGAACGCATTGATCGGCTCGGCCTCAGGCGATGTGTTCCGCAAGATCGCCCAGGGCTACAACCTCGACCTGCTGCTGCACCACGCCAACAGCCAACTGCGCCAACTGGCCAGGCGCTACCGCCTAAAGCGCGGCGGCAGTGCCCTCGGCCTGCTGGTGCTGGATACCGAGATGGGCGACGAAATGCGCTCGGTGCATTCGCTGTCCGGCGGCGAGACCTTCCTGGTATCGCTGGCCCTGGCCCTGGGCCTGGCGTCGATGGCGTCCAGCACCTTGCGCATCGAGTCGCTGTTCATCGACGAGGGCTTCGGCAGCCTCGACCCCGAATCGCTGCAACTGGCCATGGACGCCCTCGACGGCCTGCAGGCCCAAGGCCGCAAGGTGGCGGTGATCTCCCACGTGCAGGAAATGCACGAGCGTATCCCGGTGCAGATCCAGGTGCGCCGCCAGGGCAATGGCCTGAGCGACGTTGAGGTGTGCGGGTGA
- a CDS encoding exonuclease SbcCD subunit D C-terminal domain-containing protein, giving the protein MRLFHTSDWHLGQSLHGQERDFEHACFIDWLLGQLRLRQPDALLIAGDIFDTVNPPVKAQERLYDFIVQAHEQQPKLDIVMIAGNHDSGSRIELPAPLMRRLRTHALGRVHWLDEGQLDAERLLIPLSNARGKVEAWCLALPFLRPAEVTGPALGDNYLQGITQVHQQLIDAALKKRKKDQALVAISHAHMAGGSISEDSERSLIIGNAEALPARLFDKAIGYVALGHLHKPQKVNREERIRYSGAPIPLSFAEINYPHQVLEVELQGSQLVSVEPRLVPRAVALRRVGPAPLAELLEQLAELPVIDLLEDPNRQPWLEVRVLLDEPQPDLRQQIETALQGKAVRLVRISAEYAGSRREEDDQQAFVELSQMTPQDLFGRAWEQAYGSAVDEQALADFAELLQDVLQEEEQP; this is encoded by the coding sequence ATGCGTCTGTTTCACACCTCCGACTGGCACCTGGGCCAGAGCCTGCACGGCCAGGAACGCGACTTCGAACACGCCTGCTTCATCGACTGGCTGCTTGGCCAGCTGCGCCTGCGCCAACCCGATGCACTGTTGATCGCCGGCGACATCTTCGACACCGTCAACCCGCCGGTCAAAGCCCAGGAGCGCCTGTACGACTTCATCGTCCAGGCCCACGAGCAACAGCCCAAGCTGGATATCGTGATGATCGCCGGCAACCACGACTCCGGCTCGCGCATCGAGCTGCCGGCACCGTTGATGCGGCGCCTGCGCACCCATGCCCTGGGCCGCGTGCACTGGCTCGACGAGGGCCAGCTGGACGCCGAGCGGCTGCTGATCCCACTGAGCAACGCCCGCGGCAAGGTCGAGGCCTGGTGCCTGGCCCTGCCCTTCCTGCGCCCGGCCGAAGTCACCGGGCCCGCGCTGGGGGACAACTACCTGCAGGGTATTACCCAGGTGCACCAGCAATTGATCGACGCGGCGCTGAAAAAGCGCAAGAAGGACCAGGCGCTGGTGGCCATCAGCCACGCCCACATGGCCGGCGGCAGCATCAGCGAGGACTCCGAACGCAGCCTGATCATCGGCAACGCCGAAGCCCTGCCGGCGCGGCTGTTCGACAAGGCCATCGGCTATGTCGCCCTGGGCCACCTGCACAAACCGCAGAAGGTCAACCGCGAGGAACGCATCCGCTACAGCGGCGCGCCGATCCCGCTGTCGTTCGCCGAAATCAACTACCCGCACCAGGTGCTGGAGGTGGAGCTGCAGGGCAGCCAGTTGGTCAGCGTCGAGCCGCGCCTGGTGCCGCGTGCGGTGGCGTTGCGCCGGGTCGGCCCGGCGCCGCTGGCCGAGCTGCTGGAGCAACTGGCCGAGCTGCCGGTGATCGACCTGCTCGAAGACCCCAACCGCCAGCCCTGGCTGGAGGTGCGGGTATTGCTGGACGAGCCGCAGCCCGACCTGCGCCAGCAGATCGAAACCGCCCTGCAGGGCAAGGCCGTGCGCCTGGTGCGCATCAGCGCCGAATACGCTGGCAGCCGCCGCGAAGAGGATGACCAGCAGGCCTTCGTCGAGCTGTCCCAGATGACCCCGCAGGACCTGTTCGGCCGCGCCTGGGAGCAGGCCTACGGCAGCGCCGTCGACGAACAGGCCCTGGCCGATTTCGCCGAGCTGCTGCAGGACGTGCTGCAGGAAGAGGAACAGCCATGA